The following nucleotide sequence is from Anopheles stephensi strain Indian chromosome 3, UCI_ANSTEP_V1.0, whole genome shotgun sequence.
tatttataaatCAATAACTCATTCATTGAAggcaatacggcgtcaagccgtcataatcaaacataaattaaacaaattaaataaaactcgTTCATTGGACACTATTAGTAAACTATTTTAGTTAATTAGGTGCGGCTCggtagtagatgcgacagcggcgccggtcttcacacggcaggactgggattcaaatcccatctgggccgttcccccatagtgaggactgatcaTCCAACTATGTGATATCAATAAGTATAATAAGCCACTTATCtaggggcggtccgatggccgaggtgctagcggcgccggtcttcacacggcagggtcgGGATTCAAGTCCCATTCAGATCGCCTCTCAATGATCGTACGTAAGGCACTACGGGTAAATCTaactcacagaaagccagaaaaagACGCAATAACTGTATGCGAACTAATTTACATAAACTTGCATTTTGCAGACTAAAATAATTATCAGCGTATCATTTTTTATATACGAGTCAGAATAGACGACAGTAAAGATCGTAAACCATATGTCTAAATTACAGCTGTGCCTTGATTCCCGTCACACCTAAAAACATCAATTAAAATCATGATGCTTCACAAAGAAGCAGTAGCACCTTCCAGGAGTTTCGGGCATGATTTAGTATCACCAAAACGTACAACTGTGCCTAGCACCGTCGAAGGGAGTGCCGGCGCCTGCTGCTTGGAACACAGTAACATAGAATACAatcattaaaatgaaaattaattgtaaCCAGCTCTCGACCATgtttcatgaaaaaaaaaaattgttgagaGATACAGCTCAGCAAGCCTTAGGAATCCGCCTTAGACTGCTTCCCAAAATTAGCTTAGCTTAATAATCTTCAACAAGTATAATGCTGGTAAGGTATTTTTTAGCGTTTTCGGGCTTATTTTGAGCTTTTCTGCATTTTTTTGCACCACTTTAGCTCAAAGCTTGTTCAGTTCGGCTTACTAAACGACCTAAATGgttcttcctttccttttccctttctattcaacacacgtacacactaCACATACACAATAAAACTATCTACAAATTTTGACTTCATACGGTCTATTGTCCCATGGTGTGTTCACGCACACCGGCACAGTACGTGTCAATACGCACGCTTTGTCTTCACCAATCCtaacaaacgaacgaatgcGATATCGCATCGCATATCTTCTccctttttgtttcattttgctttACATCGTTTTCGTGCAAAGTGAATCGGGATTTTAAATTGTGGAAAACAGTCAGACAgtcaattttaataatttattaattgacatttaaaaaagaactatcatatttaaataattgctGAAGGAGGgtcgaagcaattctgaccaTTTGACCAATTTTCGGTGTAATGGTGTACAAATTttaaactgatttttttttaaattctattAGCCGTTAAACAATTCCGTATCACATTATCATCTTCAAGCTTTAaccaaattttaaaatttttacaTAAGACACAAATGTGTCCTGTACCCTTAACTGAAAGCATAAATATTCTTCCAGTAACTCATAAGCGTAAATGTCGTTTTAAAAACGGTTGGACGTGTATTTAGCAGCACCACATTTTTTTGCATACCAACCGAGAAGTCATCAACACTCACCACAATCCTAGTGGTGGTCGTCCGTTAAGcgcttcaaaaaaaaaaacggtccgGTGTACAGTTCCAAAGAACTCGTCACTAACGTCACCAAAATGAGATCAATCATTCGGGCACCCCTTCCGAAACTGAGGTGTGCCTCGCCACGCCGTTAGTAGTTGCCCGCTTGCATAATCGAAAACGCACGCACGCTGTACCTCCTCACAACTGCACTTATCAACGattattattactttttttcccccattcacATACACGCCAttgtttcccccttttccTGTCCCTATATTAATGCGAGGCTTTTTTTTCAGTAAAGGAAGGGTTGGAAATGTGGAAAATTTGACAATCGTCAACCTCTTTTCCTCATCCTCATTGGCAGGGATATCTCGAGGTCCGATCAGCGCGATGCACAGCATAATGCAGGCTTGCGCAACAGGATTGTTGCGTCCTTTGCATTGTACCTGGGTGagactcgttttttttttcgtcaggATTTGTGGTTGGTTTGATCAGgtttcaaaacaaacactgCCCCCCCCGGACCATATGCTCACAAATCCCAGAAACAGTTTCGGTTGGTTCCGATCACAAAAGGTTAGAGAGTTGACtgggttccctttttttacctaatccaaataaaagaaagaaatttggatttcgattttatAGGCGTTTTCAAAGCGACCAAATGCGGGTATCATCATGAGTGTTACTTTATTTCTTaattctgtttgtttgatcCATTTCGCGAACGGGAACTCGAAGCCGGGTATCGGTTTCAGctatttagttttatttatttacttatgcTGAAGGGTTTCGATTACCTATTGGATGGACACATGTGTACGAACATTGTATCAGCAGATCGTGGATCGATTATTAGATAGAAATTCTTTCGTCAGAAACACAGTTTTTCCAAATTTGCGTAATAAAACTCAAACGAACAAGCCTCCATCGCTGCACTTTGGAATCCCAAATTCTACGCCACGCACTAGCCAGTGTTGCAATGCTATTAAAATGGCATAATTCCCTAGCgcttatgtttttttcttttctgtgaagaagaagaaaccattCACCAAAAAAAGGCCCCCATTTGCATCGAAAGGAAATGCCTGCCTTTCCCATGGATTGCGAAGTAGCTCGTTGGGTACGGTACCCCAAAGTGGTACTTCTGGAGTAGCCTCCAGACAAGTCATAACAGCTAGGGAAGAGCGCATCAAGTGGTTATTAGTGGCATTGTTGAGCATCGGTCCAATTTTCGCGTCTCAAGCGATGGGAAACGAACGATCGATTGAATTCCGTTTGATCTGCTCGATACTTGAGAAAAGTGTTGTGATGTACTGTTCCGTTCGCGACATTCGTTTACGTCACGATGGTGAACTTCTCTAAGTGATTCAAATATTTGCTCCAATAAAACAGTTCTGTGtgtaaaagaaatatttcGATAATAGCAAATCAATTCAAGtacaaaaacagcaaacgaaaCAGCAAAGTCTCGAGGAAGGGTGAAACGCATCTACCGGAACACCTTAACCCGGACCGGCACCATTTAAAAGCCCATAAATTTAAACTAAGCCAACAAACTGAAGCCATAAATCGGTTTTAATTTAGCCAAAGGGGGAAAACAAGAACGATTTCCAAACTGTAACACCAGTCGACCAGTCGATTACACAATGCAACACTTACGCTGCAAAAAGGAATAACGGagggaaatagaaaaaaaatccccggCCGGCCGCACTTTAGCTGTTAATCGAAAAAACCGACAGGACCCCggtttaaacaaaacaaacaaacaaacaagtacCTTTGATTGCGTGTGCGTCCTGAGATGATCTGTATGCAAATGTGAGATTACACCCGGCATTACCCCACCTCCGTGTTCTATGGAAGGGActcgcttccttccttccttttggtGCATACATTGGGtacaaagcaacaacagcgacagactgcacacaacaacaacaaaaaatcgaaaaacccAGCAGGGGAGAGAACCAAACGGAATTTCATCAACGTCCGGATTCATCAGCTGCACTCCACTCCATCCAATCCAGCATGCGCGATTGACATTGCAACCGAATGCTTGTTTTGCCATACACTCTTGAGCTCTGCTCGGGACAATAAAGGAAGTATAAGTGAAAAATGCGACAACTGTTGCAGCTGCCCTCTGATTTGCGCCTCCCGAAGATATGGTGTCAATTTTGGAACTGCAATTTTCATCACAAAAACCCATCATCAACCAAAAGTCAGCGCTATATTAATCAATCCCGACCGATGGAACAACTGATCAAACTCATCAAACGCATCCTTCACGGGTCTGCTGATGATCTGATTCGAGGGGTCGAATCAGTCGAGGGTTCGCGTGATGTGAACCGACATTATGTTGCGATGATGCACTCTCGGGCACACTTCACTTCATTGACGACACGCATTGTTTGCCGGTGATAATAAAATGCGCCAGACACGCCAGCCCAAGCACGGCACTGATGATTACTCTATACTGACGCGTTACGGACACGCCTTTGTTGGCCCTTTGACACCTTTATTGAGGCATCAAAATATGGTACCAAGTTCACATATACTCGCTGCCTTTATGTTGCAGTCCATACCTTTGTTATCTTTATACGGTTTGATAACGGTACAATGTAAAAGTTCAATAAGATGTGCAAGAGGTCTCATACAGGCATATCTTCTACGTGACACATACCTTTTTGAAAGATTCAAATTagggaaaaaaatatacaGTGGCTCTCAAATAAAATGAGACACCAGGACATTTTTTTCCGATGTGTGGGGTTCTTCATTAAACTAGAAATTTTGACTAACTTTAAACGACTTAGAATTATAAAACTGCAATAGATGTCCTGCgttaaaaaaagcattcaGCAAAAATATTGCAACGTGGTCCGGTCCCGAACGTCCGATCCTTTGGCTATAACTgtctaaaaataaatatacgCAATTTTTCAGCTCTTTCTGAACCAAAGCAATCAATTAGAATTCCAtgctgaataaaaaaaacagatttaaATAGGACCCTCTGCTTCCTTTCTTGTTCAACAAAATTCTAATAAACTTCAGAAATCATCTGAGAGTCTCTTCGATCGAGCAGTTGCCCTGAAAGATTTTACCTATTAGGAACTCATGCCGAGTGATTGTCACGTGGTAGGCTTCATCAAACAGCCACACTATTAAGTATTTTGTTCCTTGTACGATTCTGCTACATtggaaaaaaattgtcctttattAACCTTTCTTGATCTTCTCGAGAACTGACAAGATATGGTTAAATGCAAAACAATTACAGTGCCTCTAACGGAAACCCGGACACCTTAAAATCGAGCATTTGCTGGATTTTGAGGATGGTTTTGTTAGTCTAGGGCTAACGAAGTCCAATTTTTGCAATCCAAGCGGAAATGCGGACAGCTACATTTCTCAGCAATATCATATGAAATGGATAGAAAATTCAGCACCTAAAGATGAATACAGTATAatacattaaaatattaaataatggAGGGCGACCAGGTCTTCTATGTTTTAATGAGTTTCATTAAGGTCTAGAGCGACAGAACTTGATCCTTATCCATATTACGTGTGAGAGGAATGTATTACCCTGCAGGAATGTTAAGCGAAAGTGCAGATCTATCGTTTATTGTACAATGAAACAATACCAAAGCCCCACAACTACagaaaatggtgaaaaaatAGCTCCATCACTAGGGGGAAAAACACTCCAGGGAGATGCATTGCGAAACAGTAAACATTAAAACCTTCTATAATGATTTGGAATTCCCAAAGGTTAATACAAGACTCATCAGATTCACTTAACCGAACATAGCGCTTTGATACCAGTGAACACTAAAATCGAAGACGGATTTTGCTATAAAACTTTTCGGAGATAAAGACACACAGTATGTTCGACAAgaaaggaaattaattttttctgGACATTGTTGGTTATGCTGGTCCAAGGAACTGGATAGCCTGAGTTTTTTGATGCTGTAATAGTTTAAACCAATGCATTAATAAGTTAAAGCAAAACGTTAAGTATAGTAtagttttttgttcatttcggCCATttggcaaacaattttcagatacgtttttttttgtcaatggCTAATTGAAATGTGTATAAAGAAAATATACAGTGAAAATAGAAAGATGATTGTCCAGCCCTAGACTGAGAAAATCGTCCTCAAAAGTCCGGATGTCCGGTTGAGCCACCGTATAATAGTccaaaaaatcatcaattgCAGTTTTTCAACTGTTACGCCACCGCTGCTCTGAAACAACTGATCTTTTGTTCTGTAATatgtgttttttctgttttatgcACAAACGTGATAAAATACACGATGACTGGTTGTGTGGGTCACAAGCGCACAGAACCATCACATGACAAATCATTTAAATCAGTCTTATTTGTGCATACAAAGACACCATTCATTCGTAGATAAACGAAATGTCGCTTTTCGATGTATCGATACCGACCGCATACATTTAAAATGCAACCTTTTCAATTTACAGTCATTTACTTCGTGTGATCGTTTTTTTATGGGACTTTCGTTTATACATATCACGAAATATACAATTGTTTGTAGATAACTtcacaacaaaataaaattctaTAAAGCTACCaattgttaattgtttttgcgTCATGAACTAAGTTATTTGAAGGTCGTAAGCAAAATAAGGAACCTGCGGGCCTCTGCCTTATCGAATCTGCAAGCCAAGGATTTTTTGTATGAGCTAGCCCATTGCGGTGGGTTATGCTCATTACTGCCTCGCAAGTGGGACGGCCCAGCCACTCAGTCCTCTTACCGCTTAACCCGCCGCTGATTATCAAACACTTAAAAAACTGTAAGTGTGAAATGCAATCTGCTGAGAATTGCAGATTGTTCCTGTTAGTTACTTAAAAAGCGATCCAGAGTCGCTTAATTCATTGGTGTCCCGTTGTGCATGAGAGCCACTGTATGTTATCATAAAGATAAGATTTTTCTATACTGATATCATTTCAATTGTGATATGAGAATTAGTCACtcatttttaacatatttaaagtaagaaaaatacattcaaatgcatcaacaaattaaaaccttTTGTTAAgaagaaattgttttaaaatattgcatgtgGCAACGTACTTGGCTTGGTTCAAGTGGCGCAATTTCCTTGATCATGTTATCAGCGTTATCGCATTAAaagtaagcgataaatatccacCGGATGCAACCGGTTTGACCAGTAACGGGGTGATTTTTGAGCAAAACTCTCTGTTAACAATCTTGTACATTGTGTTCAAATATGCTACGATAAAACAGGGAGCAAAGGTTAATATTTACTATATTATGACCAACGATTGTTTTCAAAATGCTGTACCCGGGACTATAACAGCCTCATGGCCGATCTTCGGATGATTTACTAGCAGTGTACAAAGAAAAGGACTTAAACTTTAATGACTAAACTGTATTAACATGACCGTTAATGCAAATAATATTAACAAAACTGATCGCACTGGCCCATTCTTATCTAAACTTACCACCAACAAATACGAATACTACAAAATCGGGTTTTCTGATACTAGAGGTGAATACCGTGGTCCACCGCTAGAGGAAGCCTTCTGTTTCGGGTATATCACATACAACGTCAATTGGATTCCGGCTAATATTCCGCCAAGAAGATTCGGAAcctgaaaacaaacaatcgacGAATCGATCGAATTCCGAACACACGTTAGGAAAAGGGTTGATCCGAATGAATACAACCACAACGTACCTGTATAAAGCGATCACCGATAAGTACGCCATAGGCAGTCCACAGGAAGCATACAAAAAAGGATGCCACAATGATGGGGAAAGGAAGACTGTCCGTATTTTGTGTACGTATCACGTGCGCCAGCATTGTTAGCGGTGAGGCGAAGAACAGGACCGCcaaacagcagcacaacaGACCTGAAAGAACCGCGAAACGTTTTAGCTATTCTGCTCAATCCTGATCCAATGTTTTCGCTTACCTATGATCCGGATCGACTTTTCAACGTCCGACTCAAACATTGTGTAAAGGGTGGCGCTCAATATGATGCATGATATGAGCATCATTTGACGAATTACTTCCCGTTTGTTCacacaaaatacaaaaaatactACCGTGTAGGAGAAGAATAGTGCGGACCCGATGAAGTTTACCAGCATCACGGTGCTTTCCTCGGTTAAAACACCATACTTTAGCCACATGAAGCATCTGTGGAAGAAAAGGTAATTCAATTTAATAGCCTCGAATCCAACATTATGTAAAGCGCATGGCCCATGGCAGTCCACTTACGACAGAAACCCGGATATGAAGGGAAAGGCGGATGTGTCTCCTGTTGACTTCTTCCTAATGTATCGGTTACaaatcacactgagaagggcAGCGCTGATTAGAAACAATATTGAAATTGCGAATCGGCGATTGGCTACTTACGTCCCGGTAAGAAACTGTAAAACCGTCGCAACCGTGGCCAGTGTAGCCAGGCTCCCTTTGGACAGTATTGCATCCATCGTGTTTGATGCGTTTTGTAACAAGGCTTAATACCACCGAGTTTTCGACTTCACTATCCCACTTTTCTACACTCCATCGAAAGAATAATTCTGCCACGACACGCGAGCAATCATACCGCACCGCCCTTGGGTGTAATAAGTTACGGAAAACAGATAATTTCCATTCGGTCGCGTCCGCTACGTGAGCAATTTGTTTATAATCAGACTTTTTGACAAATAACAGTACGTGTACACAGCGAGCAGCGAAAACACACAGGCTGGATCATGCATGCAGCGCGATTTGACAGTTCGGAGCgaggaaataaacaaaacggaCCAAAAACTTAGTAATTTAAGAATTCATTCCAAAAATCTTCTCCAAAGCTTACAGAAACTCCACTAAATTCAGCATTGACCTTCGAAAATCATCCAATAATCCGCTATATTTGTTCCGCTGCGTTCTTAAATGTCAAACGGCCTTTTCACAACTACGAGCAAGAAAAGGCCTTTTCGCCCGTTGTGTTCTCTGCGTACTCGTTGTAAATACGTGAGGCTGTGGTCTAGCAAATGTTCCCCGTATGCTAGCACACAAATGTCAGGCCCACTGCCCGACGAGTCCATTCCTATCGCTCGCTGGTGTTTGCTGCATCGGGCCCTCGGTAGTTCCATTCGAGTGATAAAGATTCGTTGGCCCGTTCGTCGGAGCCCCTCTTTAAGAAGGGGTTCCTCAATTTCTACCTCATTTGCATGTCGCTCGCATCGGAACCACATAACAAGATCACATGAGTTAGTGCAGACGGCGCGCGCTGTAACGACGAGCAACTACGGACCAGCTTTGGCTAAATGTCGAAGGTTGTGCGAACAGCGGTTTGCGGTGGTGAAAGTGTTTTTGCTAGCTAGTGTTGTGAGTAGTGTATTGCGTTAGCAGTGTAAAGAAATTAGTAAAGAATTTCCTCTACCTCAACCCACACGAGATGGATCCGTCCGATCACGAGGAAGCCAGCGTTCTCTACAGCCCCGGAAGGGAGCCCAAAATCGTACCGAACGTAAACGCCAACGTGCGCAAGGTTTGTTCTGccaggttttatttttccgtatatccacacacacacacgcccaaaAACCCACATTACCTGTTTTATCTACCCTTCTCATTGCTCTTAATCCCTCGGTTTCATAACGTAAGTGGTCACGGTCGCGAGCTTAGGGCGGAATGTGTTCCTTCCCGCGATCAACTAGCGCGGAATAAAAATAGTGAAATCGCAAAATGAGcggagcaaaagagagagccACTGGCCGCGCAATCACACAAGTGCGGCATTTGCGAAAAGGTTCACAAAAACGCGGGCTAAAAGGTAGACAGACGGCCCGTGCAccgctcggtgtgtgtgtgtgtgcgtgtgttgagAAAATGATGAATGCGGCAGAAACAGCTGATGGACGGCGCCAGACGATGCAT
It contains:
- the LOC118511982 gene encoding sugar transporter SWEET1, producing MDAILSKGSLATLATVATVLQFLTGTVICNRYIRKKSTGDTSAFPFISGFLSCFMWLKYGVLTEESTVMLVNFIGSALFFSYTVVFFVFCVNKREVIRQMMLISCIILSATLYTMFESDVEKSIRIIGLLCCCLAVLFFASPLTMLAHVIRTQNTDSLPFPIIVASFFVCFLWTAYGVLIGDRFIQVPNLLGGILAGIQLTLYVIYPKQKASSSGGPRYSPLVSENPIL